The following are encoded together in the Xiphophorus hellerii strain 12219 chromosome 3, Xiphophorus_hellerii-4.1, whole genome shotgun sequence genome:
- the ethe1 gene encoding persulfide dioxygenase ETHE1, mitochondrial — protein MANPEAPIFRQLFESESSTYTYLLADKNTKEAVIIDPVKETLDRDVKFVKELGLNLKIAVNTHCHADHVTGTGLMKKQIQGLKSAISKHSGASADIQLSEGDNITFGKHCLIVRETPGHTDGCITLVLGDKSMAFTGDALLIRGCGRTDFQQGSAERLYKSIHEVVFKLPEDCLLYPAHDYKGQTVTTVGEERKYNPRLTKNLEEFVKIMDNLNLPKPKKIDIAVPANLLCGLQD, from the exons ATGGCGAATCCCGAAGCACCGATCTTCAGACAA cTGTTTGAGAGCGAGAGTTCCACCTACACTTACCTGCTAGCAGACAAAAACACTAAGGAGGCAGTCATCATTGATCCCGTGAAAGAGACCCTCGACAGAGATGTGAAGTTTGTGAAGGAGCTGGGGCTCAATCTAAAAATTGCAG TTAATACCCACTGCCATGCAGACCACGTAACCGGCACTGGGTTGATGAAGAAACAGATCCAGGGACTGAAGAGCGCCATTTCTAAACACAGCGGTGCCTCAGCAGATATTCAGCTGTCAGAGGGGGACAACATCACCTTCGGAAAACAT TGTCTGATAGTGAGAGAAACACCAGGACACACTGATGGGTGTATAACCCTGGTATTGGGGGACAAGAGCATGGCTTTCACTGGGGACGCTCTGCTCATCAGAGGCTGTGGAAGAACAGACTTCCAGCAGG GTTCTGCTGAAAGGCTTTACAAGTCAATCCACGAGGTCGTCTTCAAGCTGCCTGAAGATTGCCTCCTCTACCCAGCACATGACTACAAAG GTCAGACAGTTACTACAGTTGGTGAGGAACGCAAGTACAATCCCCGCCTAACCAAGAATTTGGAGGAGTTTGTGAAAATCATGGACAACCTGAATCTCCCTAAGCCAAAGAAAATTG ATATTGCAGTGCCTGCAAACCTGCTTTGTGGATTGCAAGACTAG